A region of Ahaetulla prasina isolate Xishuangbanna chromosome 12, ASM2864084v1, whole genome shotgun sequence DNA encodes the following proteins:
- the MAF gene encoding transcription factor Maf, which translates to MASDLALHSADLPTSPLAMEYVNDFDLMKFEVKKEPVETDRIISQCGRLIAGGSLSSTPMSTPCSSVPPSPSFSAPSPGSGGSDQKTHLEDYYWMTGYPQQLNPEALGFSPEDAVEALINNSHHQLQNAAAAAGFEGYARGQQLAVGGGGGGGGGGGGGGGSGGAMPPDETGSAAAVVSAVIAAAAAQQQQQQQNGGGAPHYHHHHHHHPAGGHHHHHHPQPQPPGSVPSSASSTSSSSSGSSGGGGGGGGLHHQHHGGGGGGLHFDDRFSDEQLVTMSVRELNRQLRGVSKEEVIRLKQKRRTLKNRGYAQSCRFKRVQQRHVLESEKNQLLQQVEHLKQEISRLVRERDAYKEKYEKLVSSGFRENGSSSDNPSSPEFFMYPRESSTTVM; encoded by the coding sequence ATGGCATCGGACCTGGCCCTGCACAGCGCCGACCTGCCCACTAGTCCCTTGGCCATGGAATATGTTAATGACTTCGATCTGATGAAGTTTGAAGTGAAAAAGGAGCCGGTGGAGACGGACCGCATTATCAGCCAGTGCGGCCGTTTGATCGCTGGGGGTTCGCTCTCGTCCACCCCGATGAGCACGCCGTGCAGTTCGGTGCCTCCTTCGCCCAGCTTCTCGGCTCCCAGCCCGGGCTCCGGCGGCAGCGACCAAAAGACCCACTTGGAAGACTATTACTGGATGACCGGCTACCCGCAGCAGCTCAACCCGGAGGCTTTGGGCTTCAGCCCGGAAGACGCCGTGGAAGCGCTGATCAACAACAGCCACCACCAGCTCCAGAACGCGGCGGCCGCGGCCGGCTTCGAAGGCTATGCTAGAGGGCAGCAGCTGGCCGTGGGCGGCGGTGGaggaggcggcggaggcggcggaggaggcggcgggtcGGGGGGAGCCATGCCGCCGGACGAGACCGGCTCGGCGGCCGCCGTGGTGTCGGCGGTGATCGCGGCCGCGGcggcgcagcagcagcagcagcagcagaacggCGGTGGCGCGCCCCActaccaccatcaccatcaccatcacccggCCGgcggccaccaccaccaccatcatccgcAGCCGCAGCCGCCGGGCAGCGTGCCGTCTTCGGCCAGCAgcaccagtagcagcagcagcggcagcagcgggggaggcggcggcggcgggggcctccACCACCAGCaccacggcggcggcggcggcggcttgcATTTCGACGACCGCTTCTCCGACGAGCAGCTGGTGACCATGTCGGTGCGCGAGCTCAACCGGCAGCTGCGGGGCGTCAGCAAGGAAGAGGTGATCCGGCTGAAACAGAAACGACGGACCCTGAAAAACCGAGGCTACGCGCAGTCCTGCCGCTTCAAGCGGGTCCAGCAACGGCACGTCTTGGAATCCGAGAAGAACCAGTTGCTCCAACAAGTGGAACATCTGAAGCAGGAAATCTCCAGGCTGGTCCGGGAGAGGGACGCCTACAAGGAAAAATACGAGAAATTGGTCAGCAGCGGGTTCCGGGAAAACGGATCCAGCAGCGACAATCCCTCTTCTCCAGAATTTTTCAT